The nucleotide window ACGCCTGGATTCTTCTGAGGGCGTCCTTCTCGTTCGATCTCTCGGGAGCAGCCGGAGCGGCGAGTCCCGAAGCGCTCATGTAGACGCCTGGGCCAGCGACGCGAGTCGGCCCGCCGCGTCGCGGAATCCGATTTGCACCGCGAGAACGCGCTGAAAATACCCCGCCGCTTCTGCCGGGCGGCCGAGCGCTTCGGCGGCGCGACCAAGGAGATAGAGAACCCCGACGAGCCGTGCGTCCGACATCTCGGGCTCCTTCAAGAGGCGCTCGAGGACGGTCATCGTGACGCCTGCCGCACCCTTGTCCATGAAGCACTCGCCGATGGCCTCGGATGCCCGTACGCGCTGCGCCGGACCGCGCGCCGCCTTCTGGAACGAGCCGATCGCTTCGTCGAGGAGGCCCATCTCGCGGAACGCGATGCCGAGATCGTAGTGACTCCCGAAATCTTCCTCGTCCACGTTGCGGGAGATGCCTTCCTTGAACTTTTCGAGCATCTCGCCGAAGTCTTTCTGCTCCTCGTTCTCCGGCTCTTCGTCGTGCGCGACCATCCGCGTGGATGACGGAGTCCGGTTGCGCTCGAGCCATTCGCCGAGGTCAATGAACTCGTCGTCAGGAGTCGCGTCGGAAGTGATCTCGACCGTCGGGGCGAAATCCATCGGGGCGATCGCCAGCATTGGTGACGATTCTTCTTCGGCGGGAGTGATGAACCGAAGCTCGCTGCGCTGCGCGGGCTCCTCGGACAGCGACGTGAGCTCGAACCCCTCGGGAACGTCGGCATCCGGTTCCGGCTCGGGCGCGGGTTGAGCGGACGCAGGTTGAGCGG belongs to Gemmatimonadaceae bacterium and includes:
- a CDS encoding tetratricopeptide repeat protein; translation: MSNTAKLKQKAAEFEARKQYDKALELYEQVLNGTRASDEERDVPLYNRVGDLHYRIGNNEQAMGYFEQAADLYAEGGFFNNAIALCNKILRYSPGRTIVYYKLGIISAKKGFNSDAKQSFLEYADRMQRIGKMDEAFRALKEFADLCPGQDDVRLMLAEQLSRADRKTEALEQLELLYDTLQVEGRTSEAVATLERMKILDPAFKPRRSVTPRAQKKAGLVFLDLDFDESPAPAPAQPESAQPASAQPAPEPEPDADVPEGFELTSLSEEPAQRSELRFITPAEEESSPMLAIAPMDFAPTVEITSDATPDDEFIDLGEWLERNRTPSSTRMVAHDEEPENEEQKDFGEMLEKFKEGISRNVDEEDFGSHYDLGIAFREMGLLDEAIGSFQKAARGPAQRVRASEAIGECFMDKGAAGVTMTVLERLLKEPEMSDARLVGVLYLLGRAAEALGRPAEAAGYFQRVLAVQIGFRDAAGRLASLAQAST